Proteins from a single region of Arctopsyche grandis isolate Sample6627 chromosome 1, ASM5162203v2, whole genome shotgun sequence:
- the LOC143917820 gene encoding uncharacterized protein LOC143917820, which produces MKREKRRKPKKKKRKTVDSSPLPLEEKKKQSVPPPPKPKLQPKSRIKPRERTEASVIRSNTKVAGAAFTDVTTTPFSYAAILKAVNEAEWGKGRQNHGGTLVIRKAAGIAAEVRRSLPTRQCFVRDLYEGLESRDVEDALVRVLGTTFREQVQVQKLHPASGGTLTCTVTLPCTTETDALLKEGRSRVGLLRCRVREIVDLQQCYRCRAFGHIAAGCIGVDRSSLCNCCGKTGHRTAECSNSPHCALCAKLGRSATHRLGSGRCEAFRQALLQKKWDLLLQKLVEMAADIVVVSEQWRNRTSSWYSDASATAAIYVPSTRHRVIGSSDPAVSGFVWVELAVSGDFNAKSASGGSSITDRRGILLSELAASLQLTPANVGNDLTFRRGAGGSVVDVTFVDDGIVGRINNWKVLDDFSHSDHQYIWYEIVGAPAGCGGPIANEIGGWCIRSLDVLALEETFSAGGGTVYSAFRAEAMVEALGVLTKRTCDSAMTRKGKGTMRRPVYWWNDTIAGLRKSCLALRRLAQRVGHTLEADELYRNARKALKGAIKDSKKKCWRELCEMVDTDPWGLPYKIVRQKLRGRSADPYLDDPENLKTVVDGLFPEYPERARALDVPTDGEECPVVEE; this is translated from the exons ATGAAAAGAGAAAAAAGGcgtaaaccaaaaaaaaaaaagaggaagaCAGTGGACTCCAGCCCTTTGCCActggaagaaaagaaaaaacagAGTGTACCCCCACCGCCGAAGCCCAAGTTACAGCCCAAGTCCAGGATTAAGCCACGTGAGAGGACGGAAGCGTCTGTTATCAGGTCAAACACAAAGGTTGCTGGTGCCGCTTTTACGGATGTGACTACCACTCCGTTCTCTTACGCGGCCATACTCAAGGCCGTGAATGAAGCGGAATGGGGGAAGG gaagacagAACCACGGCGGCACCCTGGTCATTCGGAAGGCTGCAGGAATTGCGGCGGAGGTCCGTCGGTCACTCCCCACCCGCCAGTGTTTCGTCAGGGACCTCTATGAGGGTCTCGAATCTCGCGACGTGGAGGATGCCCTCGTACGGGTCCTTGGCACCACGTTCCGTGAGCAGGTGCAAGTTCAGAAGCTGCACCCAGCCTCCGGAGGCACGCTCACCTGCACGGTGACCTTGCCTTGCACCACCGAGACCGACGCGCTGCTCAAGGAGGGTCGCTCACGAGTCGGACTCCTCAGGTGCAGGGTAAGAGAAATAGTAGACCTGCAGCAGTGCTACCGCTGTCGAGCCTTTGGACACATTGCTGCTGGCTGCATTGGTGTAGATAGGTCTTCGCTCTGCAACTGCTGCGGCAAGACGGGGCACAGAACGGCGGAGTGCAGCAACTCACCGCACTGTGCTCTCTGCGCGAAGTTGGGTCGGAGTGCTACCCATCGCCTCGGAAGCGGACGCTGTGAGGCATTTAGGCAGGCGTTACTCCAAAAAAAGTGG GATCTTCTGCTACAGAAGTTGGTCGAGATGGCGGCGGACATTGTTGTTGTGTCGGAGCAGTGGAGGAACAGGACTAGCTCCTGGTACTCTGATGCTTCGGCCACGGCAGCGATTTACGTTCCCTCGACCCGGCATCGAGTAATCGGTTCATCTGATCCGGCGGTGAGTGGGTTTGTCTGGGTTGAGCTGGCGG TGTCCGGAGACTTCAACGCCAAGTCGGCCAGTGGGGGGTCTTCGATCACGGATCGAAGGGGAATCCTCCTCAGCGAGTTGGCTGCTAGCCTTCAGTTGACCCCGGCAAACGTGGGCAATGACCTCACGTTTCGCAGGGGAGCCGGCGGTTCCGTCGTTGACGTCACCTTCGTTGACGACGGCATTGTGGGCAGAATCAACAACTGGAAGGTCTTGGACGACTTCTCGCACAGCGACCACCAGTACATCTGGTATGAGATCGTGGGTGCCCCGGCTGGTTGCGGGGGCCCAATCGCCAACGAGATTGGCGGCTGGTGCATCCGCAGTCTCGATGTTCTGGCACTCGAAGAGACGTTCTCTGCTGGCGGTGGCACAGTTTACTCTGCTTTCAGGGCCGAGGCAATGGTAGAGGCGCTCGGCGTGCTGACCAAACGCACGTGTGACTCTGCAATGACTCGAAAAGGGAAGGGCACTATGAGGAGGCCGGTGTATTGGTGGAACGACACCATAGCTGGGCTCCGTAAGAGTTGCCTCGCCCTCAGAAGGCTTGCGCAGAGAGTAGGGCACACCCTGGAGGCGGATGAACTGTACCGAAATGCGCGGAAGGCACTCAAGGGTGCCATCAAGGACAGTAAAAAGAAGTGCTGGCGGGAGCTGTGTGAGATGGTCGACACCGATCCGTGGGGACTGCCGTACAAAATAGTGCGACAGAAGCTGCGCGGTCGGTCGGCCGATCCCTATCTCGACGACCCGGAGAATCTGAAAACTGTGGTCGATGGGCTCTTTCCGGAATACCCGGAGCGAGCGCGAGCGCTTGACGTCCCAACTGATGGCGAAGAATGCCCTGTTGTTGAGGAATGA
- the LOC143915897 gene encoding zinc finger MYM-type protein 1-like: MNVCSQAHICSAAQFKKFGKGPRIENFLSAQFKANIEMHNKEVTANRYILSKLISAICFLAKQEQPLRGHFEHQESENRGNYIELLYLLSESDIKLKTHLDNSTVFTGLSNHIQNDLVSAISKVLLDEIKTEIRASKFVSIIVDESTDISRKAQLSTIFRYVDENNEIQERFVGFVDVSPNRTANALFQHIRETLEEFGCLDKLIAQTYDGAAVMSGEHNGVQRKIRDICPNSLFVHCYAHRLNLVLSQSVKHISGCKRFFSRMLSFSTFFWKSSRRISLLDCQIKKTISHCCPYTMELQ; the protein is encoded by the coding sequence atGAATgtatgttctcaagctcacatatgttctgctgctcaatttaaaaaatttggaaagggacctcgtatagaaaattttttaagtgctcaatttaaagcaaatattgaaatgcacaacaaagaagttactgcaaatagatacattttgtcgaaattaataagcgcgatctgttttttagcaaaacaagaacaacctttacgaggacattttgaacaccaggaatcggaaaatagagggaattatattgagttgctgtatctgttgagtgaatcagacataaaattgaaaactcatttagataactctacggtgtttactggactatcgaaccatatacaaaatgacttggtatccgcaatatcaaaagtcttgctagatgagattaaaactgaaatacgtgcatcaaaatttgtttccataattgtggacgaatctacagatatcagtcgcaaagctcagctatctactatttttagatatgtagatgaaaacaatgaaattcaggagagatttgttggatttgtcgatgttagtcccaatagaacagctaatgctctttttcagcacatacgtgagaccttggaagaatttggttgtttggacaaattaattgcacaaacgtacgatggagcggctgtaatgtccggggagcataatggagtgcaacgaaaaattcgagatatttgtcctaattctttatttgtccattgttacgctcacagattgaatttagttttgtcgcaatctgttaaacatatatccggatgcaaacgttttttcagccgtatgttgtcattttcaacttttttttggaagtcttcaagaagaatttcccttctcgattgtcaaataaaaaaaacgatttcccactgctgcccctacacgatggaactacaatag